Genomic DNA from Candidatus Zixiibacteriota bacterium:
TTTCCAATTACCACATAATTCCTCTCAGGCAAACCGGCAAATTTCGAAAATCACCCGGCACAACGCCACTTTTTAGCGCGCCTGGGAAGAGGTCTGGCGCGGCCTGGATATCGATTGGGGTTATGTCTTCAGCGGCAAGCGAAAAACAAAGTAATAAAAGAATGTTGTAAGATTTTCTCCGTCCAGGTCCCCAAAGAGATCATGAGAATGGCATAACTCAAGGATTTGTAACCGAAAGATGTTCGCAAGAATTCGTGAGTTCAGCGTCTGGGTATTTGGAAATTGGACAATGTATCTTTATAAAGTGATTGACAAACACTCATATTTTGGAGTTCTTTGCGCTTGTGCAGGTGGATAATCACTTGCAGAAAAGGATTAATGGATTTTTCAATGTATGATGATACTATTGCCTGTGAAGTAGCAAAAAAATATGACCAGAAGCCGTTGACTGATTTCACCAGCGTTACGACCGAGACAAAACTGGAGGAGCTCAATCTAAACTGGCGAGAAAGAGACCTGCCTGAAAAAGCACGTACAAAGCACGTGCATCGCCTTCATCCATATCTGGGCAAATTCATCCCGCAACTGGTCGAAATATTTTTAAGGAAATTTAGACCTCAGTTTTTATATGACCCTTTTTGTGGTTCAGGAACAGCCCTCGTGGAGGCTAATGTTTTGGGCATAGATTCAATCGGCACAGATATATCGGCTTTCAACGTCTTGCTTTCAAAAGTCAAAATGCAGAATTATGATTTAAAATTGCTTGAAAAAGAATGCCATCAGATTCTGGCCAGGCTTCATATTTTCAAAAGAGATTATTATGTAGACAGCAAGGTGAATCAGATTTTTAAGGTCAATAATGAATTTCTTCAGACATGGTTTTCCGACAAATCTCGAAGAGAATTGCTCTGTTATCTTTACTTGATTAAGGACTATACTTATCAGGACTTGCTGAAAATCGTGCTATGCCGTTCTGCACGATCTGCTCGGTTAGTGACACACTTTGATCTGGATTTTCCCAAGAAACCGCAGACTGAACCATATTTTTGTTTAAAGCACAGCCGTAATTGTCAACCAGTCAATGAAGCATACAAATTTCTGTCAAGATACACCATTGATACTTTGGCGCGTATGAAGGCTTTTGCGAAGATTCGTACAAGCGCGACTACTGAAATTATCCACGGGGATTCCAGAGAAGTGAAACTACCCAAGGGTATTGATATGGTATTTACGTCGCCTCCCTATGTCGGTTTAATAGATTATCATGAGCAGCATAGGTATGCCTATGAACTATTGGGGTTAGAGAACAACGAAAAGAGGGAAATCGGCGCAGCAAAAGGGGGGCAATCTGAAGATGCTAGAAAAAAATATATCGGGGGAATTAACGCGGTGCTTGCGCATACCAGAGATTATATGTCAAGAAATGCGATAATGGTAATCATCGTTAATGATAAATACGCTTTATATCAGCCAGAGGCTGTTGGTTTTAAATCTATTGGACGCGTAGAGCGTCATGTTAATCGCAGAACGGGTCGACGCAATGGGGCATTCTATGAGAGCATATTAATCTGGCAGAAATCATGATTTCGGAAGCAGTAGGACATCAGATCAAGGGCTACTTGGAGGGATTTATCCAAGGTATGGTAGATGAAGCAAAAATGAGTAAATTCAATCCCAAGGATTTAAGACCGACTCGTTCAATGTCATCTGTCGGTGATCTGAAGCCATTTCATGAATCACTTCTGCCTGACGGGATGCTGCGAATAACAGAATTTGAACGGTCGTTTTCAACAAAGCTTGGTACTTCTTTTGAGGAATGCTCGCGTCTAATTGCCCAAAGCATTCATAAGAGGGCAGAAAGACAACATCGCGTGAAAGGGTCGATAAGCGAGGCCGCCATAAAACGGATCGAACAAATCGCCAGTTCAATTGGGAATGGTGGCATAAAATCTGGATATCTTGACTTCGTAGAGGAAATAATCAAATTGAGCGGCCGTGAACCCAGTAGTCCGCGCGAGTGCATTGTTGATCTCTTTATTGAGACTAATGCCGGGGTGAAATTATTTTTTGAAATAAAGAGCCCAAAACCTAATAAGGGGCAGTGCGTGGAGGCTACCTCAAGATTGCTACAGATTCATGCACTAACATATCAATTCTATCCCAAGGTAAAGACGTATTATGCAACTGCATATAATCCTTATGGACTAGCCAAAGAAACCTATAAGCACAGCTTTGCCCTGAATTATATGGACATAAAGGAAGAAGTTCTAATTGGCTCGGAATTCTGGGATTTAGTGGGCGGCAAGGGGACTTATGACGAGATCCTGGCTATTTACCAGAAAGTGGGCAAAGAAAAAGGGCCTGACATGCTCGATCAGTTGGCCCTTGGGTATTAACACCGATTATCTCATACTCGAGTGGCGCAGGTGCTCTGCGCGATTGACAGGAGAATACTGGCACATTCGCCCACGAGGGCGGGCTCGCGCCCGATGACAGTTCGCCTTGCGGCCTTCCATAATCCTCCAAAACTCCTTGATTTTCCACTTCGTTTGTGTTATTTATTCTTTCTAAAATGGCCGGCCTGTTATAACCGGCTAAGGAATATATAAGACCTGGGGCAGTAGCTCAGCTGGGAGAGCATCACGTTCGCAACGTGAGGGTCGGCGGTTCGAATCCGCTCTGCTCCATTAAAATTTTGACGGATATATTGAAGGTGTGCTAGACGGGGAGGTAGCGGCGCCCTGTAGCCCGGAATCCGCTATACCGGGGTCGAATTCCCACCGGCGGACTTGACCATCTTATGCGCGGAAAAGGCAGACGGTGTTGAGAGTCGGGTCCTGTACAATGCCGGCCCACTGAACCCCGCCAGGACCGGAAGGTAGCAACGGTAAGTGAATGTCTGTATGTGTTGCGGGTTAGCCTGATTGGAGCCGGTTGCTTCGGAAACCTTAAGATGAGCAGCCAACGGTGGGTGCACACCCAAATGAAAGGGTAACATGTCATACCAGGTGCTGGCTCGCAAATATCGGCCGCAGCAATTTGACCAAGTTGTTGCACAGGAGCATGTTACCAGAACGCTCAAGAATGCCCTGATATCCGGAAGGCTTTCCTCGGGGTATCTTTTCACTGGCCCCCGCGGCACCGGCAAAACCACCACCGCCCGCATCCTGGCCAAAGCCCTGAACTGCATTGAAGGCCCGACTCCCACTCCGTGCGATAAGTGCCCCTCCTGCCACGAAATCATCTCCGGCTCGTCGCTTGATGTGCTTGAGATCGATGCTGCTTCGAACACCGGTGTCGATGATATTCGCACTCTGCGCGAAAATGTCCGCTATATGCCGACCGCCGGTAAGAAAAGAATCTATATTATCGATGAGGTGCACCGGTTGTCCGGTTCGGCTTTTGATGCACTCTTGAAAACGCTCGAGGAGCCGCCGGCGCATGTCGTTTTCATTTTTGCCACGACCGAGCCGTTTAAAGTCCCCGAGACAATCCGCTCGCGCACCCAGAGGTATGATTTTCATCGGGTCAGCGCCGCCAACTTAAGCGCGCATTTGAAAGAAATCGCCAAGACAGAAAAGATTGATATCGATGACGAGGCGCTTTTCATGATTGCCCGCAAGGCCGATGGGTCGGTGCGCGACTCGCTCTCGCTTCTCGATCAGCTTTCGGCTTACACCGCCGAGCAGATTACCGCGCAGAATGTCACCGAGGCGCTCGGACTGGTGGATAGACAATTTTATTTCCGTTATATCGATATTGTCGCCGCCAAGGATAGTTCCGGCGCGCTGGGCATAGTCAAAGAACTGGTCGATTCCGGAATTGAAATCGGCGAATTTTGCACCGGCCTGGTGGAGCATCTGCGCACCCTTTTGATTCTTCAGCACAGCAGTGAACCGGAACGAATTCTGGAGCTTTCCGAATCGGAAATGGAGAGTTACCGCAAGCAGGTTGATTATTTTTCTGCCGGCGACCTCTTACGGATGATCAAAATTGTCAACGATATGATGCTCGACCTGAAAAGCGGGCTGGAGCCGAGACTTCTTCTGGAGACCAATACGCTTAAGATTGCTTCCATGGAATCGACCGTACTTTTCGAGGATAT
This window encodes:
- a CDS encoding class I SAM-dependent methyltransferase; this encodes MDFSMYDDTIACEVAKKYDQKPLTDFTSVTTETKLEELNLNWRERDLPEKARTKHVHRLHPYLGKFIPQLVEIFLRKFRPQFLYDPFCGSGTALVEANVLGIDSIGTDISAFNVLLSKVKMQNYDLKLLEKECHQILARLHIFKRDYYVDSKVNQIFKVNNEFLQTWFSDKSRRELLCYLYLIKDYTYQDLLKIVLCRSARSARLVTHFDLDFPKKPQTEPYFCLKHSRNCQPVNEAYKFLSRYTIDTLARMKAFAKIRTSATTEIIHGDSREVKLPKGIDMVFTSPPYVGLIDYHEQHRYAYELLGLENNEKREIGAAKGGQSEDARKKYIGGINAVLAHTRDYMSRNAIMVIIVNDKYALYQPEAVGFKSIGRVERHVNRRTGRRNGAFYESILIWQKS
- a CDS encoding TdeIII family type II restriction endonuclease, which gives rise to MISEAVGHQIKGYLEGFIQGMVDEAKMSKFNPKDLRPTRSMSSVGDLKPFHESLLPDGMLRITEFERSFSTKLGTSFEECSRLIAQSIHKRAERQHRVKGSISEAAIKRIEQIASSIGNGGIKSGYLDFVEEIIKLSGREPSSPRECIVDLFIETNAGVKLFFEIKSPKPNKGQCVEATSRLLQIHALTYQFYPKVKTYYATAYNPYGLAKETYKHSFALNYMDIKEEVLIGSEFWDLVGGKGTYDEILAIYQKVGKEKGPDMLDQLALGY
- the dnaX gene encoding DNA polymerase III subunit gamma/tau, whose product is MSYQVLARKYRPQQFDQVVAQEHVTRTLKNALISGRLSSGYLFTGPRGTGKTTTARILAKALNCIEGPTPTPCDKCPSCHEIISGSSLDVLEIDAASNTGVDDIRTLRENVRYMPTAGKKRIYIIDEVHRLSGSAFDALLKTLEEPPAHVVFIFATTEPFKVPETIRSRTQRYDFHRVSAANLSAHLKEIAKTEKIDIDDEALFMIARKADGSVRDSLSLLDQLSAYTAEQITAQNVTEALGLVDRQFYFRYIDIVAAKDSSGALGIVKELVDSGIEIGEFCTGLVEHLRTLLILQHSSEPERILELSESEMESYRKQVDYFSAGDLLRMIKIVNDMMLDLKSGLEPRLLLETNTLKIASMESTVLFEDIIAQLSGPEAAPAQEFDSDLFGLPKQRRIFEPAPHESETGTRLPRDIKPEAAPERPLPIDETGATPVRAINLPMVQTNWSHFTDHLKAQNPMLSALLAMAEIREVKENMITAVFHNAGGTSKQVVEKPDYLGVITSSLKDYFKTNLKIRFEIDINKAAAPPPKSAPPPEKLDTAKILAEDERLRNLVQRFDGEIVGKRKAEE